The proteins below are encoded in one region of Sphingobacterium sp. R2:
- a CDS encoding HEPN domain-containing protein → MQSFRTELENPIVEKEIIELEKKIRLFHEGKIADEKFRSLRLARGVYGQRQPGVQMVRIKLPFGKVTFKQLLKIAAISDEYASSNLHLTTRQDIQIHYVSLDRTPELWAKLAEDDITLREACGNTVRNVTASPTSGIDPKEPFDVSPYAQATFEYFLRNPVCAEMGRKFKMSFSASDEDTAFSYIHDLGFIPKLKVVNDVQTRGFKILLGGGLGSQPFLASVTNEFLPEDELIPYIEATLRVFDRYGERNNRNKARFKYLIQKLGLEEVLNLIEAEKIATKVKSYPIDRTKIEQPLPPDDSQLSIIDLDSDLNYQIWKNTNTFGQKQEGYYGVYVRVSTGDIGTDKARALVAGLKDLVADDIRITQNQSLLLKYATQKSLPHIYQLLQSLDLAQVGFDSTADVTTCPGTDTCNLGISNSTEMARVIESYIAEFHQDFVFNRDLKIKISGCMNSCGQHGLAHIGFHGSSVKAAGKVVPAAQVMLGGGTIGNGEGRVAERIIKVPTKRVLHVVEWVLNDYKKNAEANENFHAYYDRQSKNYFYNLLKPLSDLTNLAEDEFVDWGHEGTFQTAIGVGECAGVVIDLVATLIYEAEEKLQWANETFRESKFSDAIYHAYNAFVQAAKALLLDKGVSASTQNSVINEFQSHFVETGEYNFEQTFQELVLQISKTEPTEHFAIKYLQEATKFINEVYQRKNLKPALV, encoded by the coding sequence ATGCAAAGCTTCCGCACAGAATTAGAAAACCCTATCGTGGAAAAGGAAATTATCGAACTTGAAAAAAAGATTCGGTTGTTCCATGAGGGCAAAATTGCCGACGAGAAATTTAGATCGTTGCGTTTGGCTAGGGGGGTCTATGGACAAAGACAACCTGGAGTTCAAATGGTTCGTATAAAACTTCCATTTGGAAAGGTTACCTTCAAGCAATTGCTTAAAATTGCAGCGATATCAGATGAATATGCAAGCAGCAATTTACACCTTACAACACGCCAAGATATACAGATCCACTATGTCAGTCTAGACCGCACTCCCGAGCTTTGGGCGAAATTAGCTGAAGACGACATTACTTTAAGGGAGGCTTGTGGGAATACAGTCCGTAATGTCACCGCTTCTCCAACTTCGGGCATCGATCCAAAGGAACCATTTGATGTTTCGCCATATGCTCAGGCGACCTTTGAATATTTTTTGCGCAATCCCGTTTGTGCGGAAATGGGGCGAAAATTTAAAATGTCTTTTTCCGCCAGTGACGAAGATACTGCATTCTCCTATATCCATGATCTTGGTTTTATTCCAAAACTAAAAGTTGTTAATGATGTGCAAACCAGGGGTTTTAAAATACTATTGGGTGGAGGATTGGGATCTCAGCCTTTCTTAGCATCAGTAACAAACGAGTTTCTACCCGAAGATGAACTGATCCCCTATATAGAAGCAACACTTCGTGTTTTTGATCGTTATGGCGAAAGAAATAACCGAAATAAAGCTCGATTCAAATACCTTATTCAGAAATTAGGCTTAGAAGAAGTGCTCAATTTAATTGAAGCCGAAAAGATCGCAACGAAGGTAAAAAGCTATCCGATCGACCGAACCAAAATCGAACAGCCATTACCACCGGACGACAGCCAGCTATCAATTATTGATCTAGACAGCGATCTAAATTACCAGATCTGGAAAAACACCAATACATTCGGACAAAAACAAGAAGGATATTATGGTGTCTATGTGCGGGTATCCACGGGTGACATCGGTACAGACAAAGCTCGCGCGTTGGTTGCTGGTCTGAAGGATTTGGTCGCGGACGATATCCGTATCACGCAGAACCAGAGCTTACTGCTAAAATATGCAACACAAAAGTCACTACCACATATTTATCAATTACTTCAATCGTTGGATCTAGCCCAGGTCGGTTTTGATAGTACAGCAGATGTCACAACCTGCCCTGGTACGGACACCTGCAATCTAGGCATCTCAAACAGTACCGAAATGGCCCGGGTTATTGAATCTTATATCGCTGAATTTCACCAGGATTTTGTCTTTAACCGCGATTTAAAAATCAAAATTTCGGGTTGTATGAATTCGTGTGGCCAACATGGATTGGCACATATCGGCTTTCATGGTAGTTCCGTCAAAGCGGCGGGCAAAGTCGTCCCTGCAGCGCAAGTTATGCTTGGGGGTGGAACAATTGGTAATGGTGAAGGGCGTGTTGCCGAGCGTATTATTAAAGTACCGACGAAAAGAGTGTTACATGTTGTCGAATGGGTGCTCAATGATTATAAGAAAAATGCAGAAGCAAATGAAAATTTCCATGCTTACTACGACAGACAAAGTAAAAATTACTTTTATAATCTTTTAAAACCACTATCGGATTTAACCAATCTTGCTGAGGACGAATTTGTTGACTGGGGACATGAAGGAACTTTCCAAACGGCAATCGGGGTTGGCGAATGTGCAGGTGTTGTTATTGACTTGGTTGCCACGTTGATCTATGAGGCGGAAGAGAAGTTACAATGGGCAAATGAAACATTTCGTGAATCCAAATTCTCGGACGCGATTTATCATGCCTATAATGCCTTCGTCCAAGCTGCAAAAGCCCTATTATTAGATAAAGGGGTTAGCGCAAGTACACAAAATAGCGTAATCAACGAATTCCAGTCACATTTCGTGGAAACAGGTGAATATAATTTTGAACAAACGTTTCAAGAACTAGTTTTACAGATCAGTAAAACTGAACCAACGGAGCATTTTGCAATCAAGTATCTTCAGGAAGCGACAAAGTTTATCAATGAAGTCTATCAACGAAAAAATTTAAAACCAGCATTGGTGTAG
- a CDS encoding bifunctional precorrin-2 dehydrogenase/sirohydrochlorin ferrochelatase has protein sequence MNQLFPIFVKLNQIHTLLVGGGKVALEKFEAMASNDNALNLTIVAKEIIPEFAELLKKYPQIDLYVRPFASADIMDKQLVIAATNNMELNDQLRSLTSEQHILFNAADKPELCDFYLGSIVKKGNLKIAISTNGKSPTIAKRLKELLNDLLPEEIDETLSLMSAYRDQLKGDFEFKVKKLNEHTKDILGHER, from the coding sequence ATGAACCAACTCTTTCCCATATTCGTTAAACTTAATCAGATCCACACGTTGCTTGTCGGCGGAGGAAAAGTTGCGCTGGAGAAATTTGAGGCTATGGCGTCCAATGACAACGCTTTAAATCTGACCATTGTAGCCAAGGAAATTATCCCCGAATTTGCGGAGTTACTAAAAAAATATCCGCAGATTGATCTATACGTTCGCCCATTTGCATCAGCAGATATTATGGACAAACAGCTCGTCATTGCAGCAACAAATAATATGGAACTCAATGACCAACTCCGCAGTTTAACATCCGAACAGCATATATTGTTTAATGCAGCAGATAAACCTGAATTGTGTGATTTCTATCTCGGATCTATTGTAAAAAAAGGGAACCTGAAAATCGCCATTTCCACAAACGGAAAGTCACCAACGATAGCTAAGCGCTTGAAAGAGTTGCTAAATGACCTGTTGCCAGAAGAAATAGACGAAACATTGTCACTCATGAGCGCTTATCGGGATCAGCTCAAAGGGGATTTCGAATTTAAAGTAAAGAAGTTGAACGAACATACAAAAGATATATTAGGTCATGAACGTTAA
- a CDS encoding endonuclease MutS2 yields the protein MVYPLNAIDKLGFSEIKDKIRQKCLSESGRDLVDKIQPQTRFDQIDRFLRQTNEFKDLLVNDSAFPVENFFPLRSIIEKARVEGAFLLEEEFFKVLLSLKTVYAIIRYFNEREGLYPNLEILFEHLPIEKGIIRDIEMVIDERGKLKNNASRLLLEITQQIQKAEQEALKRINSIFKSAQDSGWTADGNLTIRDGRLCIPVLAENKRKLKGLIHDESATGQTAYIEPEEVFQLNNKIRDLEFERRREVIRILVELTDKVRPHLPLLLSYHGLLTKVDFVRAKALFALDIEAEMPELSKEVEINLVNARHPLLLLNHHHTVVPLNIQIDDVQRVIVVSGPNAGGKSVCMKTVGLLQIMVQSGLLIPADPTTKVGVFKQIFADIGDDQSIESDLSTYSAHLSKMKYFTEFANGRTLVLIDEFGTGTDPLFGGPIAEAVLESLNKKQIRGVVTTHYSNLKVFASNSPGLENASMLFDNREMKPMYILQIGKPGSSYAFEIAQKIGLGKEILASAKSKIGVEQKKVDNLLIDLEREKKEVFDTKVAIIKREKELETIKSEYLELQTYLEENKKVILKKAKEEAQQIIKNSNKLIENTVAQIKSVKADKEKTRELRNNLDQALQAVLPKEQKPAKQAIKENVQESTELTVGDWVQILDNGAEAQVVEIAKNNLILAMGELRTVQKRKNVIKLVGREGKKSAKSLSRSTSAASVADFKPEIDLRGMRTEDALHELERVLDRAVMIGYPSLKIIHGKGDGILRKFIRDYLRKYSHVSRFEDEHQDRGGDGITYAYL from the coding sequence ATGGTATATCCATTAAATGCAATAGATAAGCTCGGATTCTCCGAGATAAAAGATAAAATAAGACAAAAATGCTTAAGCGAATCGGGTAGGGATTTGGTGGATAAAATTCAGCCACAGACCCGTTTTGATCAGATTGATCGATTTTTAAGACAGACCAATGAGTTTAAAGACCTTTTGGTGAACGACAGTGCATTTCCTGTTGAGAATTTTTTTCCACTTCGGTCCATTATTGAAAAAGCTCGGGTAGAGGGAGCTTTTTTGCTTGAAGAGGAATTCTTTAAAGTATTACTTTCATTAAAGACTGTCTACGCTATCATCCGTTATTTTAACGAACGTGAGGGGCTTTATCCCAATCTTGAGATTCTCTTTGAACATTTACCGATAGAGAAGGGCATCATTCGTGATATCGAAATGGTGATCGATGAGCGCGGAAAGCTCAAAAATAATGCTTCGCGACTGCTGTTGGAGATTACTCAACAGATTCAAAAGGCTGAGCAAGAAGCTTTAAAGCGCATTAACAGCATCTTTAAAAGTGCTCAGGATAGTGGATGGACCGCCGATGGTAATCTTACCATACGCGATGGAAGGCTTTGTATTCCCGTCTTAGCAGAGAATAAACGAAAGCTTAAAGGTTTGATTCATGATGAATCTGCTACAGGTCAAACGGCTTATATAGAGCCTGAAGAAGTCTTTCAGCTCAACAATAAAATTAGAGATTTAGAATTTGAACGCCGACGAGAAGTGATTCGTATCCTAGTGGAATTGACCGATAAAGTTCGTCCGCACCTTCCGTTGTTGCTTTCTTATCATGGACTACTGACAAAAGTAGATTTTGTACGTGCAAAAGCACTTTTTGCTTTGGACATCGAGGCTGAAATGCCCGAATTGTCTAAAGAAGTGGAGATTAATTTGGTGAATGCTAGGCATCCACTTTTATTATTAAATCACCATCATACTGTTGTGCCGCTGAATATACAAATTGACGATGTCCAGCGTGTAATTGTTGTTTCGGGACCAAATGCAGGGGGTAAATCTGTCTGCATGAAAACGGTAGGCCTATTGCAGATCATGGTGCAATCTGGGCTATTAATTCCTGCTGACCCAACGACGAAAGTGGGCGTTTTTAAGCAGATATTTGCAGATATAGGTGATGATCAATCGATAGAGAGTGATTTAAGTACCTATAGTGCACATCTCTCAAAGATGAAATATTTTACGGAATTTGCCAATGGGCGTACCTTGGTTTTAATCGATGAGTTTGGGACCGGTACCGATCCTTTGTTTGGTGGACCTATCGCTGAAGCTGTATTAGAATCGCTCAATAAAAAGCAGATTAGAGGCGTAGTGACAACACACTATAGTAATCTGAAGGTATTTGCGAGCAATTCGCCCGGTTTAGAGAATGCTTCGATGTTATTTGACAACCGCGAAATGAAGCCAATGTATATTCTTCAGATCGGTAAACCGGGGAGTTCGTATGCCTTTGAAATTGCTCAAAAAATTGGCTTAGGTAAGGAAATATTAGCGTCTGCGAAAAGCAAAATTGGTGTGGAGCAAAAGAAAGTTGACAACCTTTTGATTGATCTCGAAAGAGAGAAGAAAGAGGTGTTTGACACCAAAGTTGCGATAATTAAGCGGGAGAAAGAACTGGAGACCATCAAATCCGAATACCTGGAACTGCAAACCTATCTAGAAGAAAATAAAAAAGTCATTCTGAAGAAGGCTAAGGAAGAAGCGCAACAGATTATAAAGAATTCAAATAAACTCATTGAGAATACGGTTGCTCAAATTAAATCGGTCAAAGCAGATAAAGAAAAGACCCGTGAATTGCGTAATAACTTAGATCAGGCACTCCAGGCCGTACTGCCTAAAGAACAGAAGCCGGCAAAGCAAGCTATTAAAGAAAACGTTCAGGAATCCACCGAATTAACTGTTGGGGACTGGGTTCAAATTTTAGATAATGGTGCTGAGGCACAGGTGGTAGAAATTGCTAAAAATAATCTTATTCTCGCTATGGGCGAATTGCGTACCGTACAAAAGCGGAAGAATGTGATTAAGCTAGTGGGACGGGAAGGAAAAAAATCTGCAAAAAGTTTATCAAGGTCAACATCGGCAGCTTCGGTGGCGGACTTTAAGCCTGAAATTGATCTGAGGGGTATGCGAACGGAGGATGCGCTTCATGAGCTGGAACGCGTGCTGGATAGGGCGGTCATGATCGGATATCCATCGCTAAAAATCATCCACGGAAAGGGTGACGGAATTTTGCGCAAATTTATCCGCGATTATTTACGTAAATATAGTCATGTTAGTCGTTTTGAGGACGAACATCAAGACCGTGGTGGTGATGGTATCACCTACGCTTATTTGTAG
- the cysD gene encoding sulfate adenylyltransferase subunit CysD: protein MDYLDHLEAEAIYILREVAGQFEKPALLFSGGKDSITLVHLAKKAFRPGKFPFPLVHIDTGHNFPETITFRDALIEDIGEKLIVGYVQDSIDQGKVVEQKGKNASRNALQTVTLLDTISKHGFDACIGGARRDEEKARAKERIFSVRDEFGQWDPKRQRPELWSIFNGKINKGENVRVFPISNWTELDVWNYIKREQIALPSIYFSHEREVITRNGQLMAAASFLNIDADDVIERKSVRFRTVGDMTCTAAVDSTATELDDIIAEIKASTVSERGARMDDKVSEAAMEERKKQGYF from the coding sequence ATGGACTATTTAGATCATTTAGAAGCGGAAGCAATATATATTTTAAGAGAGGTCGCCGGACAATTTGAAAAACCTGCGCTATTATTCTCTGGAGGCAAGGACTCCATTACACTTGTCCACTTGGCAAAAAAAGCATTCAGACCCGGTAAATTTCCTTTTCCATTGGTTCACATTGACACAGGTCACAATTTTCCCGAAACAATTACCTTCAGGGACGCGTTGATTGAAGACATAGGAGAAAAACTTATTGTTGGTTATGTTCAAGACAGCATTGACCAAGGCAAAGTCGTTGAGCAGAAGGGAAAAAATGCAAGTCGGAATGCCTTGCAGACAGTTACCTTACTCGACACAATCTCCAAACATGGTTTTGATGCCTGTATAGGTGGCGCACGCCGAGACGAAGAAAAAGCCCGTGCCAAGGAAAGAATCTTCTCCGTGCGAGATGAATTTGGACAATGGGATCCGAAACGCCAAAGACCTGAGCTCTGGAGCATCTTTAATGGAAAAATAAACAAAGGCGAAAATGTACGCGTGTTTCCCATTTCAAACTGGACCGAATTGGATGTTTGGAATTATATCAAGCGTGAGCAAATAGCCTTGCCGTCTATCTATTTCAGTCATGAACGGGAAGTCATTACGCGCAATGGTCAATTGATGGCTGCCGCCTCATTCTTAAATATCGATGCAGACGATGTCATAGAACGCAAATCCGTACGTTTCAGAACGGTAGGCGACATGACATGTACAGCGGCTGTAGATTCAACGGCTACTGAACTGGACGACATTATCGCTGAGATCAAAGCATCAACCGTGAGTGAACGTGGAGCCCGTATGGATGATAAAGTATCTGAGGCTGCTATGGAAGAGCGCAAAAAACAAGGATACTTTTAA
- a CDS encoding phosphoadenylyl-sulfate reductase, with translation MNVKELKEIIGDKKGVELLQTVTSLFPKEVIFSTSFGIEDQIITEWIGKNNLDIQLFTLDTGRLFKETYSLWSRTLERYPLQIKAYSPNNSLLEDFISKKGPNSFYESVENRKECCRIRKIEPLQRAISGKKVWITGIRSDQSVNRHDMDFIEYDEVNQIIKIHPLFDWTFEEVKTYCKEHYIPYNVLHDKGFPSIGCQPCTRAIQEGEDFRAGRWWWEDQSKKECGLHAVKS, from the coding sequence ATGAACGTTAAGGAACTCAAAGAAATTATTGGAGATAAAAAAGGAGTAGAGCTCCTGCAGACCGTGACTTCATTGTTCCCTAAGGAAGTCATTTTCTCAACCTCTTTTGGTATAGAGGATCAGATTATCACGGAATGGATCGGTAAAAATAACCTGGATATTCAACTATTCACATTGGATACTGGCCGACTGTTTAAAGAGACCTATTCGTTGTGGAGCCGTACGCTGGAGCGTTACCCCTTGCAGATTAAAGCATACAGTCCTAATAACTCGTTATTGGAAGATTTTATCAGCAAGAAAGGTCCAAATTCTTTTTACGAATCGGTAGAGAACCGCAAAGAGTGTTGTCGAATCAGAAAAATTGAACCGCTGCAACGTGCCATCAGCGGAAAGAAAGTTTGGATAACAGGTATACGTTCGGATCAGTCTGTCAATAGGCACGATATGGACTTTATCGAATATGATGAGGTAAACCAAATTATCAAAATACATCCTTTGTTTGACTGGACTTTTGAAGAGGTAAAAACGTACTGTAAGGAGCATTATATTCCATACAATGTATTACATGACAAAGGTTTTCCAAGTATTGGATGTCAGCCCTGTACCCGTGCGATACAAGAAGGTGAAGATTTCCGTGCCGGCCGATGGTGGTGGGAAGATCAAAGTAAAAAAGAATGTGGTTTGCACGCTGTTAAGTCATAA
- the cobA gene encoding uroporphyrinogen-III C-methyltransferase produces the protein MSIKAKVTLVGAGPGDPDLISLKGIKAIEKADVILYDALVNEELLDYAQAECIKIYVGKRAEQLSTSQDEINRLLVDYALNYGHVVRLKGGDPFVFGRGGEEIDYVQQYGIETAVVPGISSAIGLTGLQQLPLTYRGISESFWVITGSKSDGSLSSDLYLAADSKATVVILMGYGKLAEIVAIYRERNLHNLPIALIQNGSLPNEKVVLGTIDNILDESVEKRVGVPAIIVIGDVVAKHRSFHEIKEKALAL, from the coding sequence ATGTCAATAAAAGCAAAAGTAACATTAGTAGGAGCGGGGCCCGGTGATCCGGATCTGATCAGCCTAAAGGGGATCAAAGCAATAGAAAAAGCAGATGTCATTTTATACGATGCCTTGGTGAATGAAGAATTACTGGATTATGCACAGGCTGAATGCATCAAAATATATGTTGGAAAACGAGCAGAACAACTTTCTACATCACAGGATGAAATTAATCGCCTTTTGGTAGATTACGCCTTAAACTATGGTCATGTTGTCCGCCTAAAAGGAGGTGATCCATTTGTTTTTGGTCGTGGTGGAGAAGAAATTGATTACGTACAACAATATGGTATTGAAACGGCAGTTGTGCCGGGTATTTCCTCCGCAATTGGGCTTACCGGACTACAACAACTTCCATTGACTTACCGGGGAATCAGTGAAAGCTTTTGGGTAATAACGGGCTCAAAGTCAGACGGCTCGTTATCATCGGATCTTTATTTGGCCGCGGATTCCAAAGCGACGGTAGTAATCTTGATGGGGTATGGTAAATTGGCTGAAATCGTAGCCATTTACCGCGAGAGGAATCTACATAACCTACCTATCGCACTGATTCAAAACGGCTCGTTACCGAATGAAAAAGTTGTACTTGGCACAATAGACAATATTCTTGATGAATCTGTCGAGAAAAGAGTCGGTGTTCCTGCCATCATCGTAATCGGTGATGTTGTCGCAAAACACCGTTCATTTCATGAGATTAAAGAAAAAGCATTAGCATTGTAA
- a CDS encoding sulfate adenylyltransferase subunit 1, which produces MNILKFITAGSVDDGKSTLIGRLLYDTNSILDDQLEAIQRANRKNDDGTVDLAILTDGLKAEREQGITIDVAYKYFQTEYRKYIIADAPGHIQYTRNMVTGASNSDLIIILVDARKGVIEQTKRHSFIAKLLAMKQVLVCVNKMDMVDYSASVFEQIKADYLTLANNLGLKDIDFIPVSALKGDNIVHKSERMSWYAGESLLDYLENVEIHEQEAASWRFPVQWVVRPQTDDLHDYRGYAGRVLGEGLKVGDQVIVYPAETFSTVKAIELNGQQLQRAESGQSVIIHLSDDVDISRGDTIASVENPPKFERNIQANLCWFDNKPLDTDQIYLIQSHSKLTKVKIVDVLYKFDINTQEKIHDEPIKLNDIGRIAIKSAENLVFDLQQENAANSQAIVIDPRTNLTVGALMIQAVD; this is translated from the coding sequence ATGAATATATTGAAATTTATTACGGCCGGTTCTGTAGATGATGGTAAAAGTACCCTCATAGGCCGGTTATTATACGATACCAATTCCATTTTGGATGACCAATTGGAAGCTATACAACGTGCCAACCGGAAAAATGACGATGGGACAGTAGACTTGGCCATATTAACGGATGGACTTAAAGCTGAACGTGAACAAGGCATAACAATCGACGTAGCCTATAAGTATTTTCAGACCGAATACCGAAAATATATTATAGCCGACGCTCCAGGACATATCCAATACACCAGAAACATGGTCACTGGCGCTTCCAATTCCGACCTTATAATCATTTTAGTTGATGCACGTAAAGGCGTAATTGAGCAGACAAAACGCCATTCCTTTATTGCTAAATTACTGGCGATGAAGCAAGTACTTGTCTGTGTCAACAAGATGGATATGGTCGATTATAGTGCTTCTGTTTTCGAGCAGATCAAAGCAGATTATTTAACGTTAGCTAATAATCTCGGACTTAAGGATATTGATTTTATACCTGTGTCAGCATTAAAAGGAGACAATATTGTCCATAAGTCGGAAAGAATGAGTTGGTATGCAGGCGAATCTTTATTGGATTACCTGGAAAATGTAGAAATTCACGAACAGGAAGCGGCCAGCTGGAGGTTTCCCGTCCAATGGGTTGTGCGGCCACAAACCGATGATTTACATGACTATAGAGGGTATGCAGGCCGCGTACTAGGAGAGGGCCTTAAGGTTGGTGACCAGGTAATTGTTTATCCGGCAGAAACTTTTAGCACAGTGAAAGCCATCGAATTAAACGGACAACAACTTCAACGGGCTGAAAGTGGACAATCGGTCATTATCCATCTCAGCGATGATGTCGACATTAGCCGTGGTGACACAATTGCCAGCGTGGAAAACCCACCAAAATTCGAACGTAATATCCAGGCAAATTTGTGCTGGTTTGACAACAAACCTTTGGATACGGATCAGATTTATCTTATTCAAAGTCACAGCAAATTAACCAAGGTTAAGATTGTAGACGTTTTATACAAATTTGATATCAATACACAGGAAAAAATACATGATGAGCCAATTAAACTAAATGATATTGGTCGAATAGCCATTAAATCAGCTGAGAATCTAGTATTTGATTTGCAACAGGAAAATGCCGCAAATTCTCAAGCCATTGTTATTGATCCACGCACAAATTTAACAGTCGGCGCATTGATGATCCAAGCTGTCGACTAA
- the gdhA gene encoding NADP-specific glutamate dehydrogenase: MSKNYNDFISIVEKRNPNEPEFLQAVKEVTEDLFPYITENHPEFFEQKILERLTEPERIISFRVTWLDDNHQVQVNRGYRVQMNSAIGPYKGGLRFAPSVNQSILKFLAFEQVFKNSLTGLPIGGGKGGSDFDPKGKSDNEIMRFCQSFMTELYRHIGADTDVPAGDIGVGGREIGYLFGQFKRLQNNFTGVLTGKGELWGGSYIRPEATGYGLLYFVDCIFKHQGKSLKGKVATVSGAGNVAFYAVEKALQLGAKVITVSNSLGTLYDPDGFDTEKMAFGASLGRSLDQYPSKYPNAQFFPGQKPWQFKCDIALPCATQNELDESDANMLVANGCICVAEGANMPSTAEAIKVFLDAKISFAPGKAANAGGVAVSGLEMSQNSIRTQWCTEEVDNRLKTIMESIHETCLKYGKESEFVNYLKGANIGGFIKVANAMKAQGIV, translated from the coding sequence ATGTCAAAAAATTATAACGACTTTATCTCCATCGTTGAGAAACGAAATCCAAATGAACCAGAATTCTTACAAGCTGTAAAAGAAGTTACCGAGGACCTATTTCCTTATATTACAGAAAACCATCCTGAGTTTTTCGAACAAAAGATTCTCGAAAGACTTACTGAACCAGAGCGTATTATATCTTTTCGAGTAACTTGGTTGGACGATAACCATCAAGTACAGGTAAATCGCGGATACCGTGTTCAAATGAACAGTGCTATTGGTCCTTATAAAGGCGGTCTTCGCTTCGCTCCTTCCGTGAACCAAAGTATCCTTAAATTTCTTGCTTTTGAACAGGTATTTAAAAATAGTTTGACCGGGTTGCCGATTGGTGGCGGCAAAGGCGGCTCCGATTTTGATCCGAAAGGAAAATCGGATAATGAGATCATGCGGTTTTGTCAGAGTTTCATGACCGAGCTTTATCGTCATATTGGCGCTGACACGGATGTTCCTGCTGGAGATATTGGTGTTGGAGGACGTGAGATAGGCTATTTATTCGGTCAGTTTAAACGCCTGCAAAATAACTTTACTGGTGTTCTTACCGGTAAAGGTGAGTTGTGGGGAGGTTCTTATATACGTCCAGAAGCGACAGGTTATGGTTTATTGTATTTTGTTGACTGTATTTTCAAACATCAGGGAAAATCATTGAAAGGCAAAGTAGCCACTGTTTCTGGTGCAGGCAACGTGGCATTTTATGCGGTTGAAAAAGCATTGCAGCTGGGGGCTAAAGTGATCACAGTATCAAACAGTTTAGGAACATTGTACGATCCGGATGGCTTTGATACTGAAAAAATGGCCTTTGGAGCTTCATTAGGAAGAAGTTTGGATCAATACCCATCCAAATACCCGAATGCTCAGTTCTTCCCAGGCCAAAAGCCTTGGCAATTTAAATGCGATATCGCATTACCTTGTGCAACGCAAAATGAATTGGATGAATCCGACGCCAATATGCTTGTAGCAAATGGTTGTATCTGTGTAGCCGAAGGCGCTAATATGCCTTCTACAGCTGAAGCTATTAAAGTATTTCTCGATGCAAAAATCAGTTTCGCCCCAGGTAAGGCAGCGAATGCTGGTGGTGTTGCTGTCAGCGGCTTGGAAATGTCTCAAAACTCCATCCGTACACAATGGTGTACCGAAGAAGTTGACAATCGTTTAAAAACCATTATGGAGAGTATCCACGAAACCTGTTTAAAATATGGTAAGGAAAGTGAATTTGTAAATTACTTAAAAGGTGCCAATATTGGTGGCTTTATCAAGGTAGCAAATGCCATGAAAGCCCAAGGTATCGTCTAG